The following are from one region of the Primulina eburnea isolate SZY01 chromosome 17, ASM2296580v1, whole genome shotgun sequence genome:
- the LOC140818065 gene encoding uncharacterized protein — translation MAKSHHALLVVSCYLAFLVLSWMPVSHCAKKPVGVARKEDIPYIKCQVCEMLASQLYHQVQAKQAEISPKKISEYEIIEIAENVCNLKKQEADWILKIDIVEKGNKLELVEQDSEGQCNSECKTIERACQEVLGYSDTDVAEYLYKNKPLLDSLVNYICKDLTKACRSKLPPVPKDRIPGEPFVAKSTKEAEMERLMKSMEGIPGAPGMKMYSREDLMNQNFGDEDAEDDDEDEADFPSKLGKVLRDKDAKKYDWKEQITKGAMDVSQKLKGHANRVSNRIRQWWKGMKTNWKKNSKSGKTEL, via the exons ATGGCGAAATCCCATCATGCACTACTAGTTGTCTCGTGTTATCTAGCATTCCTAGTACTTTCATGGATGCCCGTATCTCACTGCGCCAAGAAACCAGTGGGGGTAGCAAGAAAGGAGGACATCCCATACATAAAATGCCAAGTTTGTGAGATGTTGGCATCGCAGTTGTACCACCAAGTTCAAGCTAAACAAGCTGAGATTTCTCCTAAAAAG ATATCAGAGTATGAGATTATCGAAATTGCGGAGAATGTTTGTAATTTGAAGAAGCAAGAAGCTGACTGGATACTCAAAATTGATATCgtggagaaaggaaataaattgGAG CTTGTTGAACAAGATTCTGAAGGACAGTGCAACTCTGAATGCAAAACAATAGAGAGAGCTTGTCAAGAG GTTCTGGGTTATTCGGATACAGATGTTGCAGAATATTTGTATAAAAACAAGCCTCTGCTAGACTCTTTGGTTAATTACATCTGTAAAGACCTCACAAAGGCATGCCGTTCTAAGCTACCGCCAGTTCCTAAG GATAGGATTCCTGGAGAGCCCTTTGTAGCTAAGTCCACTAAAGAAGCCGAAATGGAGAGGCTAATGAAATCCATGGAG GGCATTCCAGGAGCACCAGGCATGAAAATGTACTCGAGGGAAGATTTGATGAACCAAAACTTTGGCGATGAAGATGCAGAAGATGATGACGAAGATGAGGCAGACTTTCCCTCTAAATTG GGAAAAGTCCTGAGAGATAAAGACGCAAAAAAGTATGATTGGAAAGAACAAATTACGAAAGGAGCCATGGATGTAAGCCAGAAATTAAAAGGTCATGCTAACAGAGTTTCAAATAGAATAAGACAGTGGTGGAAAGGCATGAAAACAAATTGGAAGAAGAATTCGAAGTCCGGCAAAACAGAACTTTAA
- the LOC140818380 gene encoding uncharacterized protein yields the protein MASTIAAPTSQIPPHLIGKNYEVCLNNSIQSLLASLQLPNTPNSSGFISNFQELVQSKVDPPLEAIWVLTALSFNDNITPKNDSLNRIFAIKDLFQLIVSCSASCNLVKSIVLVAPVLCKLHYCILDVKDRRLGSKKEKKAHREIKSLVDSILAYLNVCSEGLDDKFDDLESLIYPLEDLVNLWISDSGVQNQNVDSLRAFFPLLSPDIVKRARVEGCGVMDLAGFVVAETILLKLCLKIREEGFEEKMQNELKYWLVGSITGFQSSHVYGTLMSMLLEPVLSIPSIVNPEYEDGLRKVLFGSLILVEYSFLSLESLGRLPAKHEKRIAFKKLMVTHEAIEFFGAKDQTKAIPYLNAFAISSLSSQIIKWVGREIGNESSASGPNGSSPRSFLRWMLNIENRGTKIFDDEYLKSRGKLILESSEEEYKQPARWEDGARQDSDTLFYIDNKGEEERGKEEDGKISESMNSAFMAAARSIQSSEQGRRKRKTKNGERRKSVKFSRFNRLDDSASLSGKRSNVPRNDDSNSGSEIEDPHSNEDMEGKD from the exons ATGGCGTCAACCATAGCTGCCCCCACATCCCAAATTCCCCCACACTTGATCGGCAAAAATTACGAAGTATGTCTCAATAACTCGATTCAATCACTCTTAGCCTCCCTTCAGCTCCCGAATACACCAAATTCGTCAGGTTTCATCTCCAATTTTCAAGAATTAGTGCAATCTAAAGTTGACCCTCCACTAGAAGCCATCTGGGTTCTTACAGCATTGAGCTTTAATGACAACATTACGCCAAAAAATGATTCTTTGAATCGAATTTTTGCCATAAAGGATTTGTTTCAGCTTATAGTTTCTTGCTCTGCTTCTTGCAACCTAGTAAAGAGTATAGTTTTGGTTGCACCTGTTCTATGCAAGTTGCATTATTGTATACTCGATGTGAAGGACAGACGTTTGGGTTCCAAGAAAGAGAAAAAAGCTCATAGAGAGATCAAAAGTCTGGTGGATTCAATCCTTGCATACCTAAATGTTTGCAGTGAAGGGTTGGATGACAAATTTGATGATTTGGAAAGTTTGATTTACCCACTAGAAGATTTAGTTAATTTATGGATTTCAGATAGTGGGGTGCAGAACCAAAATGTTGATTCTTTGAGAGCATTTTTTCCACTCCTGAGCCCTGACATTGTTAAAAGAGCTAGAGTTGAAGGGTGCGGCGTGATGGACCTTGCGGGGTTCGTAGTTGCTGAGACTATTTTGTTAAAGTTGTGCTTGAAAATACGAGAGGAGGGTTTTGAAGAGAAGATGCAGAATGAGCTCAAATATTGGCTCGTTGGTTCAATAACTGGATTTCAAAGCTCACACGTATATG GAACCCTGATGAGCATGCTGCTGGAGCCAGTGTTGTCTATACCCTCAATTGTG AACCCAGAATATGAAGATGGTCTGCGGAAAGTATTGTTTGGGTCTTTAATATTGGTTGAATATTCTTTCCTTAGTCTCGAAAGCTTGGGTCGATTACCAGCCAAGCATGAAAAACGTATCGCCTTCAAAAAATTGATGGTCACTCATGAAGCCATTGAGTTTTTTGG GGCAAAAGACCAGACCAAAGCTATTCCATACTTGAATGCGTTTGCTATTTCTAGTTTGTCTTCGCAAATAATTAAATGGGTAGGGAGAGAGATAGGGAATGAATCCAGCGCCAGTGGACCTAATGGATCATCACCAAGATCGTTTCTAA GATGGATGCTAAACATAGAGAATAGAGGAACTAAGATCTTTGACGATGAATATTTAAAATCCCGTGGAAAGTTAATATTGGAAAGTTCGGAAGAAGAGTATAAGCAACCTGCAAGATGGGAAGATGGGGCCAGGCAAGATTCTGATACCCTCTTTTACATTGATAACAAGGGTGAGGAAGAACGTGGAAAAGAAGAAGATGGAAAAATTAGTGAAAGCATGAATAGTGCATTTATGGCTGCTGCCCGTTCAATTCAATCGTCAGAACAAGGAAGAAGAAAGCGAAAAACAAAAAATGGCGAAAGGAGAAAGTCGGTTAAGTTTTCCAGGTTTAACCGTTTAGACGATTCGGCTTCTCTATCAGGTAAAAGGTCCAATGTACCAAGAAATGACGATTCAAACAGTGGCAGCGAGATAGAGGATCCTCATTCGAACGAGGATATGGAAGGAAAAGATTGA
- the LOC140817736 gene encoding uncharacterized protein isoform X1, whose amino-acid sequence MLQMHFKIHTLSSIQFFEAPVFLEMGVKGHFFLQTISLLNILMAYLAMALSNITTDQSALLAFKSELSLDPSHVLSRNWSVSFPTCKWIGVTCSSRHQRVSALDVSGMGLTGNLPSQLGNLSFLVSLNLSGNVFLGQLPEELAQLHRVRFLDFRFNSFTGDIPSWFGVLVELRFLNLRNNSFTGSLPSSITNMSKLEVLDISYNPLQGNIPESIGSLFNLRELILQYNNLTGIIPVSVFNISTIESIAFTGNKLFGNLPEGMCRSTSNLKRLYLSFNELEGPIPPNISECSQLSVLSLSFNKFSGSIPREIGNLRSLEILFLVSNHFTGAIPKGIGNLTMLQMLNIGYNKLIGTIPEEVGNLYNLEVLRLGYNHLTGYIPEKIFNISTLNMIGVQVNQLWGYLPSILSYGLPNLQKLYLYDNFFFGEITESISNFSKLTIIEFSSNNLSGQVPNSFGKLNLLETLKLFGNNFVSETSELSFIGPMKNCSHLTKLSFGDNPFNGILPVSVGNLSTTTRYFYAYNCGLRGSIPGAFGNLENLIMLNLYGNELTGTIPNTLVNLKELQGLYLSRNKISGPIPDSLCILPNLNEMRVRKNQITGYIPDCMGNLTALRKLYLGNNRLNSVIPRSLWKLNDLLELDLSANLLTGVLPSDIENLKVVDTLDLSNNQLSSIIPSSIGGLQNVIFLSLARNRFQGSIPQSIDKLVSLETLDLSHNNISGTIPMSLETLHYLQYFDVSFNELSGPIPTGGPFKSFSSQFFVSNVGLCGDSKYGVPHCHENTNTESKRKKLILRVVYIFLGISVLVFAITLSYILARYRKKNKTETPTNSSFTTAPSRVLYQELVKATEGFNENHLLGKGSYGSVYKGTLQNGEDVAIKVFNLQSEGGFKSFDTECEVLRRLRHRNLCKVISSCSNEDFKALVLQYMPNGSLDQWLYSENNFLDIVQRLNIMIDVAYALEYLHHGYSIPIVHCDLKPSNVLLDDDMVAHLSDFGVAKLLSDGVSVTLTKTLATLGYIAPEYGSEGLVSVKCDVYSYGIILMEVFTRTKPNYSKFTGDLSLRSWVNDSVPNALVRVIDLELLRGDEQHSSEKLECLVSIMEIALQCSMENPSERIINMKYVVVALKKIMSKLLQYFLQVDRVN is encoded by the exons ATGCTTCAAATGCATTTCAAGATTCATACTCTGTCATCTATCCAATTTTTTGAAGCACCCGTCTTTCTGGAAATGGGCGTGAAGGGACATTTTTTTCTTCAAACAATTTCACTCTTAAATATTCTGATGGCTTATTTGGCCATGGCGTTAAGCAACATAACCACGGATCAATCTGCGCTTCTTGCATTCAAATCCGAGCTCAGTTTAGACCCTTCTCATGTTTTGTCCCGAAACTGGTCCGTTTCTTTCCCAACATGCAAATGGATTGGAGTTACGTGCAGTTCTCGCCACCAAAGAGTGAGTGCTTTAGACGTTTCTGGCATGGGACTTACTGGAAATCTCCCGTCACAGCTCGGAAACCTCTCGTTTTTAGTTTCACTCAACTTGAGCGGTAACGTGTTTCTTGGCCAACTTCCCGAAGAATTGGCCCAGTTGCATAGAGTGAGATTCTTGGATTTTAGGTTCAACAGCTTCACCGGTGACATCCCTTCTTGGTTTGGAGTCTTGGTTGAACTTCGGTTCTTGAATCTTCGGAATAATAGTTTTACTGGTTCTTTGCCGAGTTCCATCACGAATATGTCCAAGCTCGAAGTTTTGGATATATCATATAATCCTTTGCAGGGAAACATACCAGAATCGATTGGAAGTTTGttcaacctgagggaattgaTATTACAATATAACAATCTTACTGGTATTATACCAGTGTCGGTTTTCAACATATCCACCATAGAAAGTATTGCTTTTACAGGGAATAAGTTGTTCGGTAATCTCCCTGAAGGGATGTGTCGCAGCACGTCGAATCTGAAAAGGCTTTATCTGTCTTTCAATGAGTTGGAAGGCCCCATACCGCCAAATATTTCTGAATGTTCACAGCTTAGTGTTCTTTCCTTGTCATTCAATAAATTCAGTGGCTCCATACCAAGAGAAATTGGAAACTTAAGGTCACTTGAAATATTGTTTCTTGTCTCCAACCATTTTACAG GTGCAATTCCAAAAGGGATTGGAAACTTAACAATGCTGCAAATGTTGAATATtggctacaacaagctgatag GCACAATTCCAGAAGAAGTGGGCAATCTTTACAATTTGGAGGTATTGCGCTTGGGATACAATCACTTAACCGGTTATATCCCAGAAAAAATCTTCAACATCTCAACATTAAACATGATAGGTGTTCAAGTGAACCAACTTTGGGGTTACCTTCCATCGATTTTGAGTTATGGGCTACCTAATCTGCAAAAACTCTACCTTTATGACAATTTTTTCTTCGGAGAAATCACTGAatctatctcaaatttttctaaaCTCACCATCATCGAATTTTCTTCCAACAATCTCAGTGGACAAGTTCCCAACTCCTTTGGCAAGTTGAATCTTTTAGAAACTTTAAAGTtatttgggaacaattttgttAGTGAAACATCAGAACTAAGCTTCATCGGTCCAATGAAAAACTGCAGCCACCTAACAAAGTTAAGTTTTGGAGATAATCCTTTTAATGGAATTCTTCCAGTTTCAGTAGGGAATTTGTCGACTACTACTCGATATTTTTATGCTTACAACTGTGGTCTTCGAGGCAGCATTCCGGGCGCGTTTGGGAATCTTGAAAATTTGATTATGTTGAACCTCTATGGTAATGAACTCACTGGAACTATTCCGAATACATTGGTAAACTTGAAAGAACTTCAAGGATTATATCTTTCCCGCAACAAAATAAGTGGGCCTATTCCTGATAGTCTCTGTATCTTACCGAATTTGAATGAAATGCGGGTTCGGAAAAATCAAATAACTGGTTATATCCCCGATTGCATGGGAAATCTAACTGCTCTAAGAAAACTATACTTGGGGAACAACAGATTAAATTCTGTCATACCGAGGAGCCTATGGAAACTGAATGATCTTCTCGAGTTGGATCTGTCTGCAAATCTTTTAACGGGTGTCCTGCCTTCAGATATCGAAAATCTGAAGGTTGTAGACACCCTTGATTTGTCAAACAATCAACTCTCAAGCATAATTCCTAGCTCAATTGGAGGCTTACAAAATGTTATCTTTCTTTCTTTGGCACGAAACAGATTTCAAGGATCTATTCCTCAGTCAATCGATAAGTTAGTGAGTTTGGAGACACTAGATCTTTCGCACAACAATATTTCTGGAACCATACCGATGTCATTAGAAACACTTCATTATCTCCAGTACTTTGATGTTTCTTTCAACGAGTTGAGCGGTCCAATCCCTACTGGTGGCCCCTTTAAATCCTTTTCAAGCCAGTTCTTTGTGTCTAATGTAGGACTCTGTGGTGATTCTAAATATGGAGTTCCACATTGTCACGAAAACACAAACACCGAGTCCAAAAGGAAAAAATTGATTCTTCGTGTTGTATATATTTTCTTAGGGATTTCAGTTCTAGTTTTTGCCATTACCTTGTCATATATACTTGCAAGATACAGGAAGAAAAACAAGACAGAAACCCCAACAAATAGTTCATTCACTACCGCACCATCACGAGTCTTATATCAGGAACTTGTAAAGGCCACCGAAGGGTTCAACGAGAACCATTTACTTGGCAAGGGAAGTTATGGCTCTGTCTATAAAGGGACACTTCAAAATGGAGAGGACGTGGCGATAAAAGTGTTCAATTTGCAGTCAGAGGGCGGATTCAAGAGTTTTGATACCGAATGTGAAGTCCTGCGCAGGCTTCGCCATAGAAATCTTTGCAAAGTCATCAGTAGTTGCTCGAACGAAGACTTCAAGGCATTGGTTCTCCAATATATGCCAAATGGAAGCCTCGACCAGTGGCTATATTCGGAAAACAACTTCTTGGACATTGTTCAAAGACTCAACATAATGATAGATGTAGCATACGCGCTAGAATATCTACACCATGGTTACTCAATACCTATAGTTCACTGTGATTTAAAGCCAAGCAATGTGCTCTTGGATGATGATATGGTTGCCCATTTGAGCGATTTTGGAGTCGCTAAGCTATTAAGTGATGGAGTCAGTGTTACGCTCACAAAGACCCTCGCCACATTAGGCTACATCGCACCAG AATACGGTTCAGAAGGTTTGGTATCTGTGAAATGCGATGTTTATAGCTACGGTATAATACTGATGGAAGTTTTTACAAGAACGAAGCCGAACTATTCTAAATTCACGGGGGATTTAAGCCTACGGAGTTGGGTGAATGATTCAGTGCCTAATGCACTTGTCCGAGTTATAGATTTGGAATTGTTGAGAGGAGATGAACAACATTCCAGTGAAAAATTGGAATGTTTGGTATCGATAATGGAGATAGCTTTACAATGTTCTATGGAGAATCCGAGTGAAAGGATAATCAACATGAAATATGTTGTTGTGGCATTGAAGAAGATTATGTCTAAGCTCCTTCAATATTTTCTACAAGTTGATAGAGTCAATtaa